The genomic DNA GTCCCCACAGGCAGGTTAATTGCTTCTTCCCAAGGAAGGTGGAGTGAGGAGCTATAGACCTCTCATGAGGCCATCCCCTGAGAGCTACATGTCTCTATAATTTACTCCTGGTCCCCTTGCATTAGCCGCTAAAATACCCACAGCAGTCCACAGGATACCATGTTAGAGGGACCAGACTACATGCTGGGCCCACTGACCATCATACATTTATCTGAATGTGAATAGTTGTCATTAACACAGGCCTTCTCCCTAATGGAAGGATTGCTATGAGCCTGAAATCATGGCCAAGGAAATCACTCCAAGGTAAACATTATATTGAGTGTCTTTAAAATGGTAACCACCTTAGAGTTATTTTCTAGACCttcttttatttgctatttacAGACACAATTCTATAAATTATGTAGGAAAagtgtttttattatgtttactttacaaataaggaaaaggTAAATGACTCCTCCAAGGGTACAGTAAGAATTGATGATGGATTTGGGACCTGAACCCACCTCTTTTGTCCTTGGTGTTTTTTGGCTCCATCTTTCTCTACCTTAAAGAACTTGGAACCTGTTGACCACTACCTGAAATATAGCTTCTATACCATTGTTTATGCATTATTTCATGGGTGTATTTCTCATTTCACACTCATTATTCAGGAttgattgtccattttcttcaAGGAACAAGGTAAACCACTATATCCCATATACACTCTCAGTGAAAAGTATAATTCATGCAAAATCTGGGGGAAGCTTTAAATACTATGAGTTATTTaaacacagaaatagaaattctGAATGTCTTTTCTAAAACACTGAGTTGAGGCTGAAGCATAAATATCAAAACTTTCATTAGGAGAGAGTTTAGTGATACTTAAGAAATATTCTCCTGCTTCCCTATAGAagatgaataaaaaaaataagatagatGATGCTTTGATTGTCACTCTCTTGTCACTATCAGTTGCCCTCCCATTGGAGGTTACTATCTTCTTGTTACTATCAGTTGTCCTCTGACTGgaggttaaaaaacaaacaaacaggcaaAACGTAAATGTGAAGTGACTATTCTTCAAACTACAAAGGGAACTAAAGGAATTAGCAGGAATGAACTACTGTTAAACCTTTTCCCCATAATCTCAGTCTTACTGTTTTTGGCACATTTACATATGCTGACAGTGAGGTGGTCAAAAGCACACAGATTATTTATTAGGTTGAAATTGGGTTTCGATCTTGAATTTTGAATCTTTATACTAGTAATATAATTGTAAAATGTCATGTAACTTCTCAAGTCCCTAattcttttaatagtaaaataaatataacaataatacCCATCGTACCCAGAGACACACAcattaacacatttttatttaaagctaTTAACATGAGATGAGGATAACTTTGAAGTACAGATTATTAATGAAATAATGCACATTGTATTTatctatttcagtttcactacaatttcttttttgtttgtcacTTTTTCTGTTTAATTCACTTTGCTACAGGACATCTCATGATTCCCAAGTAATGTTGATAGATAACAGATCAGAAGTGACTGAGTTCATCCTCCTCGGACTAATCAGTGCCCCAGAACTACAGGTCCCCCTTTTTCTCGTGTTCATTCTCATTTACCTCATCAATGTGGTTGGAAACCTGGGGATGATAGTTTTGATTCTCGTGGACCCTcgtctccacacccccatgtacttcttcctcagtaaCCTGTCTCTGGTGGACTTCTGTTACTCTTCAGCTGTCACTCCCAAGGTCGTGGCTGGGTTGCTTATAGGTAACAAAATCATCTCCTACAATGCATGTGCTGCTCAGATGTTCTTTTTTGTAGCCTTTGCCACTGTAGAAAATTACCTCTTGGCCtcaatggcctatgaccgctatgcagCAGTGTGCAGACCCTTACATTACACCACCACCATGATGACAAGTGTGTGTGTACGTCTGGTCACAGGCTCCTATGTCTGTGGTTTCCTGAATGCCTCCTTCCACGTTGGGGACATATTCAGTCTTTCTTTCTGCATGTCCAATGCACTCCATCACTTTTTCTGCGATGTGCCAGCTCTAATCGGTCTCTCTTGCTCCGATAAACACATTAGTGAGGTGGTTCTTGTCTTTTTGTCCAGTTTTAATGCCTTGTTAGCTCTCGTGGTTATCTTGATTTCCTACCTGTTCATCTTTATCACCATCTTGAAGATGCACTCAGCTCAGGGACACCAAAAGGCTTTGTCCACCTGTGCTGCCCACCTCACGACAGTCTCCATCTTCTATGGGACGATCATCTTCATGTACTTACAGCCCAGCTCCAGCcattccatggacacagacaaggtGGCATCCATGTTCTATGCTATGATCATCCCCATGCTGAACCCTGTGGTCTACAGCCTCCGGAACAAGGAGGTCAAGAGTGCATTCAAGAAGGTGGTTGAGAAGGCAAATTTTTCTATAGGATTAGGATTTTAACATTGTCCTATGAACAAAAAGCTTGTTTGCATCCTCTCAGACTTCCCCCATGCAATGAGTTACTTTATAAGCACttcatttaaattcatttaaatgcCCTGAGGTGACATCCTTATCTCTTCAAAAAGTCTGTTGTCTgggtaaaagaaaacatatttagaaatataataCTTGAGTGAGGGTGTCTAAAGGGAAGCATTAGAAATTTGGGAACCTGCTTGTCAAAACTTACTAATGATATTTGATTATTCACATATGCCACTTACATTTTCCCTACCATGTCCCAATGCAAATGTACATATTAAACAGAGTCACAAGGAAACCCATAAACAAAGCACATGTATGTGCTCCGTGTAGGCACACACACATTAGAGTGGGAAATTCGTGAGAAGTAAGTCaagtaatttaaattattttaaattaaataatttaagtaGT from Manis pentadactyla isolate mManPen7 chromosome 9, mManPen7.hap1, whole genome shotgun sequence includes the following:
- the LOC118909691 gene encoding olfactory receptor 5B2-like; this encodes MLIDNRSEVTEFILLGLISAPELQVPLFLVFILIYLINVVGNLGMIVLILVDPRLHTPMYFFLSNLSLVDFCYSSAVTPKVVAGLLIGNKIISYNACAAQMFFFVAFATVENYLLASMAYDRYAAVCRPLHYTTTMMTSVCVRLVTGSYVCGFLNASFHVGDIFSLSFCMSNALHHFFCDVPALIGLSCSDKHISEVVLVFLSSFNALLALVVILISYLFIFITILKMHSAQGHQKALSTCAAHLTTVSIFYGTIIFMYLQPSSSHSMDTDKVASMFYAMIIPMLNPVVYSLRNKEVKSAFKKVVEKANFSIGLGF